In Acipenser ruthenus chromosome 16, fAciRut3.2 maternal haplotype, whole genome shotgun sequence, the following proteins share a genomic window:
- the LOC117412370 gene encoding organic solute transporter subunit alpha-like isoform X1 yields MKISMGPCCCCCCLCLPNIPMSRKTLTVLKSGTLQAALLRPILLFFATVLWTNGNYEQGKMKVDGAFLWITILSVAALILSLWPIGILFNQAKSNLSSHNIVPKFALSQSVLILTQAQGGIINLLVSTGTIVCAALFSARARGAFMHQQLLVMEMFILILVSCCYYRRQYHLNTEEGCPP; encoded by the exons ATGAAGATCAGCATGGGcccttgctgttgctgctgctgcctgtgTCTACCTAACATACCAATGTCCAG GAAGACTTTAACTGTTCTGAAGTCTGGGACACTGCAAGCAGCTCTCCTGAGACCCATCTTGCTGTTTTTTGCCACAGTTCTGTGGACTAATGGAAACTATGAACAGGGAAAG ATGAAAGTTGATGGCGCTTTCCTCTGGATAACTATTCTCTCTGTTGCTGCACTCATACTCTCACTCTGGCCAATAGGGATTCTCTTCAACCAAGCAAAGTCCAACCTGTCCAGCCACAACATAGTACCCAAGTTTGCTTTAAGTCAG agtgTTCTTATTCTGACCCAGGCTCAGGGTGGGATCATTAACTTGCTGGTCAGCACGGGGACCATTGTGTGCGCAGCCCTCTTCTCAGCCAGAGCCAGAGGAGCAT TTATGCATCAGCAGCTGCTGGTGATGGAGATGTTCATTCTCATTCTAGTGTCATGCTGTTACTACAGGCGGCAGTaccacctgaacacagaagagggGTGTCCGCCCTAG
- the LOC131697831 gene encoding glucose-dependent insulinotropic receptor-like, protein MNPNIIAWILTISSVLIIGTNLLIAAALLLLIQKKGSMNWYFVLNLAVADILVGIGITGIATELFNAHASMTHKTGCLLRMACVTSPCAASILTMFLIAFDRYLAIKLPLRYINIMTTRTLAACLSGLWLFSFLVGFLPVMVKDLQNEQHYDGFCAFFLVVRPKDTIIVFCVAFFPVFLVFIFFYCDILKIAYSHERQIREAQRAGSHRAQTGHYTRDMKALRTVAILVGCFTISWTPFFMTSVVQAFCEGCHLYQVIENYLWLIGLSNSLLNPLVYAYWQLEVREQVGIMFAQMRVRIFPASATIARVFSVAHIPTENNQREAVPAV, encoded by the exons ATGAACCCTAACATCATCGCCTGGATCCTGACCATTTCGTCTGTCCTCATCATTGGCACCAACCTCCTGATTGCAGCAGCCCTGCTGCTCCTTATTCAGAAAAAGGGGAGCATGAACTGGTACTTTGTGCTGAACCTGGCTGTGGCCGATATCCTAGTGGGAATCGGCATAACTGGGATCGCCACAGAGCTCTTCAATGCCCATGCCTCTATGACACATAAGACCGGATGCCTCTTGCGCATGGCCTGTGTGACATCTCCCTGCGCTGCCTCCATCCTCACCATGTTTTTGATTGCCTTCGACCGCTACCTGGCCATCAAGCTGCCCCTCCGGTACATTAACATCATGACCACCCGCACACTGGCTGCATGCCTCTCTGGTCTGTGGTTATTCTCCTTCTTGGTGGGGTTTTTGCCCGTGATGGTGAAGGATCTCCAGAATGAGCAACACTATGACGGTTTCTGTGCCTTCTTCTTAGTGGTGCGCCCCAAGGACACGATTATTGTCTTCTGCGTGGCATTTTTTCCTGTCTTCTTGGTCTTCATATTCTTCTACTGTGACATCTTAAAGATTGCTTACTCGCACGAGCGGCAGATCAGAGAGGCTCAACGTGCAGGCTCCCACCGAGCTCAGACTGGACACTACACAAGAGACATGAAAGCCCTGCGGACAGTGGCTATCCTGGTGGGCTGTTTCACCATCTCCTGGACACCCTTCTTTATGACCAGCGTCGTACAAGCATTCTGTGAGGGATGTCATCTTTACCAAGTGATCGAGAACTATTTGTGGCTCATAGGGCTTTCCAACTCTCTGCTCAACCCGCTTGTGTATGCCTACTGGCAGCTGGAGGTAAGGGAACAGGTAGGAATCATGTTTGCCCAAATGAGGGTCAGGATCTTTCCAGCATCTGCCACCATTGCCAGAGTCTTCAGCGTTGCTCATATCCCCACAGAAAACAACCAGAGGGAAG CTGTTCCTGCAGTGTGA
- the LOC131697832 gene encoding RNA-binding motif protein, X-linked 2-like — protein sequence MNPLTKVKLINELNQREAQLGINEKVSWHAEYKDSAWIFIGGFPYDLTEGDIICVFSQYGEIANINLVRDNKTGKSKGFCFICYEDQRSTILAVDNFNGIKIKGRTIRVDHVANYRPPKDSEDLDEVTKRIREEGCAPKTPPPSSSEFEEEECEMPEKKRKKEKKEKKRKKKEKKEKKKAKEERRGDSDSRNSHGRVATPSLTQPTVKKEKEDSGYDKYVSTSRFPDSERFKEDRKPWKENEGRSRECERGGVRYRDLQGSSSSRHHDGSLQDGKVGEKEGDRWYNSQRDSDRGRREDRHWHSEHSSQGSRNRERSDPSDRERSARGRDHSRDQEHWRN from the exons ATGAA TCCTCTTACAAAGGTTAAACTGATCAATGAACTGAACCAGAGGGAAGCACAGCTTGGCATAAATGAGAAAGTCTCCTGGCATGCAGAATATAAGGACAGTGCCTGGATATTTATAG GTGGTTTCCCGTATGACTTAACAGAGGGGGACATAATTTGTGTGTTCTCACA GTATGGTGAGATCGCCAATATCAATCTTGTGCGAGACAACAAGACGGGAAAATCTAAAGGCTTTTGCTTTATCTGCTATGAGGACCAGAGGAGCACAATTCTGGCAGTGGATAACTTCAATGGAATTAAG ATAAAGGGCAGAACGATCCGTGTGGATCATGTTGCCAATTACCGTCCCCCTAAAGATTCTGAGGATTTGGATGAAGTGACGAAACGAATACGGGAAGAGGGCTGTGCTCCGAAAACCCCGCCTCCTTCCTCTTCAGAATTCGAGGAAGAGGAGTGTGAAATGCCAGAAAAGAAGCGCAAGAAAG aaaagaaagagaaaaagagaaagaagaaagagaaaaaagaaaaaaagaaggccAAGGAGGAGAGGCGGGGGGATTCAGACAGCCGAAATTCACATGGCAGGGTGGCAACGCCATCCCTGACCCAACCCACCGTCAAAAAAGAAAAGGAGGATTCTGGGTATGACAAGTACGTCAGCACCAGTCGCTTTCCGGATTCCGAGAGATTTAAGGAGGACAGGAAGCCCTGGAAGGAGAATGAAGGAAGAAGCAGGGAGTGTGAGAGGGGTGGGGTCCGGTACAGAGATCTCcagggcagcagcagcagtcgcCACCACGATGGCAGCCTGCAGGATGGGAAAGTTGGTGAGAAGGAGGGGGATCGGTGGTATAACAGCCAGCGGGACTCTGACAGGGGCAGGAGAGAGGACAGACACTGGCATTCCGAGCACTCGAGCCAGGGAAGCCGGAACAGGGAGCGGAGCGACCCGTCTGATAGAGAGAGATCAGCGAGAGGCAGGGATCACAGTCGAGACCAGGAGCACTGGAGGAACTGA
- the slc25a14 gene encoding brain mitochondrial carrier protein 1 isoform X1, translating into MGLNFLHIFFLISWKEHNFYLNYQVCFTRTAHTDKEAATLPEMSNLNWKPFIYGGLASIVAEFGTFPIDLTKTRLQVQGQTFNAHYTEIRYKGMFHALLRIVREEGCLALYSGISPALLRQASYGTIKIGTYQTLKRLFVSRPEDETMVINVFCGVVSGVISSSIANPTDVLKIRMQAQGSLLPGSMIANFIDIYQQEGTRGLWRGVIPTAQRAAIVVGVELPVYDITKKHLILSGLMDDTILTHFISSFTCGLAGALASNPVDVVRTRMMNQRVLAGNTVLYKGTLDGLLHTWKNEGFFALYKGFWPNWLRLGPWNIIFFITYEQLKKLPL; encoded by the exons ATGGGTCTaaattttttgcatattttttttttaatctcttggAAAGAACATAATTTTTACCTGAATTACCAAGTTTGTTTTACAAGGACCGCGCACACAG ACAAAGAGGCAGCTACACTCCCTGAAATGTCAAATCTGAATTGGAAGCCTTTTATTTATGGAGGTCTGGCATCGATTGTTGCCGAGTTTG GTACCTTTCCTATTGACCTCACCAAGACCCGACTTCAGGTCCAGGGACAGACATTCAATGCCCATTACACAGAGATCCGGTACAAGGGTATGTTTCATGCCTTGCTGAGAATAGTGAGGGAAGAAGGATGCCTTGCTCTTTACTCTGG GATTTCTCCAGCTCTCTTGCGACAAGCGTCTTATGGCACGATTAAGATTGGCACTTACCAAACCTTGAAACGTTTGTTTGTAAGCCGCCCAGAAG ATGAGACGATGGTTATCAACGTTTTCTGTGGGGTTGTGTCTGGGGTCATATCATCTTCCATAGCCAACCCTACGGATGTACTGAAG ATACGTATGCAGGCTCAGGGGAGTCTGCTCCCAGGAAGCATGATCGCAAACTTCATTGATATCTACCAGCAGGAGGGAACTCGTGGGCTGTGGAGG GGCGTTATCCCCACTGCTCAGAGAGCAGCCATTGTTGTTGGTGTGGAACTTCCCGTCTATGACATCACCAAAAAGCATTTGATCCTCTCGGGTCTGATGGACGACACCATCCTTACACATTTCAT ATCCAGCTTCACGTGTGGCCTGGCCGGAGCCCTGGCATCCAATCCAGTGGATGTGGTGCGAACGCGCATGATGAACCAGCGAGTCCTGGCTGGGAACACAGTGCTTTACAAGGGAACTTTGGATGGGCTGCTGCACACTTGGAAGAACGAGGGCTTTTTTGCACTTTACAAAGGATTCTGGCCCAATTGGCTACGCCTGGGACCATGGAATATCATT TTTTTCATCACTTACGAGCAGCTGAAGAAACTCCCCTTGTAG
- the slc25a14 gene encoding brain mitochondrial carrier protein 1 isoform X3 codes for MEVWHRLLPSLVSKGTFPIDLTKTRLQVQGQTFNAHYTEIRYKGMFHALLRIVREEGCLALYSGISPALLRQASYGTIKIGTYQTLKRLFVSRPEDETMVINVFCGVVSGVISSSIANPTDVLKIRMQAQGSLLPGSMIANFIDIYQQEGTRGLWRGVIPTAQRAAIVVGVELPVYDITKKHLILSGLMDDTILTHFISSFTCGLAGALASNPVDVVRTRMMNQRVLAGNTVLYKGTLDGLLHTWKNEGFFALYKGFWPNWLRLGPWNIIFFITYEQLKKLPL; via the exons ATGGAGGTCTGGCATCGATTGTTGCCGAGTTTGGTGAGTAAAG GTACCTTTCCTATTGACCTCACCAAGACCCGACTTCAGGTCCAGGGACAGACATTCAATGCCCATTACACAGAGATCCGGTACAAGGGTATGTTTCATGCCTTGCTGAGAATAGTGAGGGAAGAAGGATGCCTTGCTCTTTACTCTGG GATTTCTCCAGCTCTCTTGCGACAAGCGTCTTATGGCACGATTAAGATTGGCACTTACCAAACCTTGAAACGTTTGTTTGTAAGCCGCCCAGAAG ATGAGACGATGGTTATCAACGTTTTCTGTGGGGTTGTGTCTGGGGTCATATCATCTTCCATAGCCAACCCTACGGATGTACTGAAG ATACGTATGCAGGCTCAGGGGAGTCTGCTCCCAGGAAGCATGATCGCAAACTTCATTGATATCTACCAGCAGGAGGGAACTCGTGGGCTGTGGAGG GGCGTTATCCCCACTGCTCAGAGAGCAGCCATTGTTGTTGGTGTGGAACTTCCCGTCTATGACATCACCAAAAAGCATTTGATCCTCTCGGGTCTGATGGACGACACCATCCTTACACATTTCAT ATCCAGCTTCACGTGTGGCCTGGCCGGAGCCCTGGCATCCAATCCAGTGGATGTGGTGCGAACGCGCATGATGAACCAGCGAGTCCTGGCTGGGAACACAGTGCTTTACAAGGGAACTTTGGATGGGCTGCTGCACACTTGGAAGAACGAGGGCTTTTTTGCACTTTACAAAGGATTCTGGCCCAATTGGCTACGCCTGGGACCATGGAATATCATT TTTTTCATCACTTACGAGCAGCTGAAGAAACTCCCCTTGTAG
- the LOC117412370 gene encoding organic solute transporter subunit alpha-like isoform X2, translating into MKISMGPCCCCCCLCLPNIPMSRKTLTVLKSGTLQAALLRPILLFFATVLWTNGNYEQGKMKVDGAFLWITILSVAALILSLWPIGILFNQAKSNLSSHNIVPKFALSQAQGGIINLLVSTGTIVCAALFSARARGAFMHQQLLVMEMFILILVSCCYYRRQYHLNTEEGCPP; encoded by the exons ATGAAGATCAGCATGGGcccttgctgttgctgctgctgcctgtgTCTACCTAACATACCAATGTCCAG GAAGACTTTAACTGTTCTGAAGTCTGGGACACTGCAAGCAGCTCTCCTGAGACCCATCTTGCTGTTTTTTGCCACAGTTCTGTGGACTAATGGAAACTATGAACAGGGAAAG ATGAAAGTTGATGGCGCTTTCCTCTGGATAACTATTCTCTCTGTTGCTGCACTCATACTCTCACTCTGGCCAATAGGGATTCTCTTCAACCAAGCAAAGTCCAACCTGTCCAGCCACAACATAGTACCCAAGTTTGCTTTAAGTCAG GCTCAGGGTGGGATCATTAACTTGCTGGTCAGCACGGGGACCATTGTGTGCGCAGCCCTCTTCTCAGCCAGAGCCAGAGGAGCAT TTATGCATCAGCAGCTGCTGGTGATGGAGATGTTCATTCTCATTCTAGTGTCATGCTGTTACTACAGGCGGCAGTaccacctgaacacagaagagggGTGTCCGCCCTAG
- the slc25a14 gene encoding brain mitochondrial carrier protein 1 isoform X2, with protein sequence MSNLNWKPFIYGGLASIVAEFGTFPIDLTKTRLQVQGQTFNAHYTEIRYKGMFHALLRIVREEGCLALYSGISPALLRQASYGTIKIGTYQTLKRLFVSRPEDETMVINVFCGVVSGVISSSIANPTDVLKIRMQAQGSLLPGSMIANFIDIYQQEGTRGLWRGVIPTAQRAAIVVGVELPVYDITKKHLILSGLMDDTILTHFISSFTCGLAGALASNPVDVVRTRMMNQRVLAGNTVLYKGTLDGLLHTWKNEGFFALYKGFWPNWLRLGPWNIIFFITYEQLKKLPL encoded by the exons ATGTCAAATCTGAATTGGAAGCCTTTTATTTATGGAGGTCTGGCATCGATTGTTGCCGAGTTTG GTACCTTTCCTATTGACCTCACCAAGACCCGACTTCAGGTCCAGGGACAGACATTCAATGCCCATTACACAGAGATCCGGTACAAGGGTATGTTTCATGCCTTGCTGAGAATAGTGAGGGAAGAAGGATGCCTTGCTCTTTACTCTGG GATTTCTCCAGCTCTCTTGCGACAAGCGTCTTATGGCACGATTAAGATTGGCACTTACCAAACCTTGAAACGTTTGTTTGTAAGCCGCCCAGAAG ATGAGACGATGGTTATCAACGTTTTCTGTGGGGTTGTGTCTGGGGTCATATCATCTTCCATAGCCAACCCTACGGATGTACTGAAG ATACGTATGCAGGCTCAGGGGAGTCTGCTCCCAGGAAGCATGATCGCAAACTTCATTGATATCTACCAGCAGGAGGGAACTCGTGGGCTGTGGAGG GGCGTTATCCCCACTGCTCAGAGAGCAGCCATTGTTGTTGGTGTGGAACTTCCCGTCTATGACATCACCAAAAAGCATTTGATCCTCTCGGGTCTGATGGACGACACCATCCTTACACATTTCAT ATCCAGCTTCACGTGTGGCCTGGCCGGAGCCCTGGCATCCAATCCAGTGGATGTGGTGCGAACGCGCATGATGAACCAGCGAGTCCTGGCTGGGAACACAGTGCTTTACAAGGGAACTTTGGATGGGCTGCTGCACACTTGGAAGAACGAGGGCTTTTTTGCACTTTACAAAGGATTCTGGCCCAATTGGCTACGCCTGGGACCATGGAATATCATT TTTTTCATCACTTACGAGCAGCTGAAGAAACTCCCCTTGTAG